In one Pseudoliparis swirei isolate HS2019 ecotype Mariana Trench chromosome 23, NWPU_hadal_v1, whole genome shotgun sequence genomic region, the following are encoded:
- the LOC130189153 gene encoding troponin T, slow skeletal muscle-like, with protein MLSDICFSVPLPHLSRDQEAEEEQEEEPELAGEDEGEQQEYREEERPKPKPMVPQHVALKIPEGDRVDFDDIHRKRMEKDLLELHTLIDVHFDQRKKDEEEVIGLKDRIDRRRSERAEIQRVRAEKEKDRQNRIALDRHRKEEEEAKKKAEDEFKKKKVLTGIGANFGGFLAKTEMRKGKRLTGREIKRKTLGERRLELEIDSMREDTLKQQVQEMWNCIYQLESEKFDFIEYMKHQKYEIIVLLNRIQHAQKFKKIHGKGKVGGRWK; from the exons ATGTTGTCTGACATATGCTTCTCTGTTCCTCTTCCCCATCTATCCAGGGATCAGG AGGctgaagaggaacaggaggaggagcctgaactGGCAGGGGAGGATGAAGGAG AGCAGCAGGAGTACCGCG AGGAGGAGCGCCCCAAACCCAA aCCCATGGTGCCTCAACATGTCGCTCTAAAGATCCCCGAGGGGGACCGGGTGGACTTTGAT GACATCCACAGGAAGCGCATGGAGAAGGACTTACTGGAGCTGCACACGCTGATCGACGTCCACTTCGACCAGAGGaagaaggacgaggaggaggtcaTCGGCCTCAAGGACCGAATC GATCGCCGTCGATCAGAGAGAGCCGAGATCCAGAGGGTGAGagcggagaaggagaaggaccgGCAGAACAGGATTGCG TTGGATCGCCacagaaaggaggaagaggaggccaagaagaaagcagaagatgaattcaagaagaagaaagtgctGACTGGCATTGGAGCCAACTTCGGAGGCTTCCTGGCCAAG ACAGAGATGAGGAAGGGCAAGCGTCTGACGGGCAGAGAGATCAAGAGGAAGACTCTGGGTGAGAGACGGCTGGAGCTCGAGATCGACAGCATGAGGGAGGACACGCTCAA gcaacaggtccaggaGATGTGGAACTGCATCTACCAGCTGGAGTCTGAGAAGTTTGACTTCATCGAGTACATGAAGCACCAGAAATATGAG ATCATCGTGCTGCTCAACAGAATCCAACACGCTCAGAAGTT tAAAAAGATCCACGGCAAAGGGAAGGTGGGCGGTCGCTGGAagtaa